One genomic region from Geoalkalibacter sp. encodes:
- a CDS encoding type IV pilus twitching motility protein PilT, whose translation MELNDILKLALRARASDIHIKAGLPPVYRIDGALRPLPNAPRMVSETIAQMAEGVMNEAQRKKFADTHEVDLAYGVPGLGRFRVNVFSQRGSVSMVFRVIPFKVQNLDELLLPDVLKKIAMEQRGLVLVTGATGSGKSTTLAAMIDHINSQRTCHIVTIEDPIEYLHRDKKSIVNQREVGFDTEGFDVALKSALRQDPDVILVGEMRDYETIETALTAAETGHLVLSTLHTIDAPETINRIVAVFPPYQQRQIRIQLASVLRGVVSQRLVPRADGQGRVPAVEVLVSTARTRELVEDKDKTKLLRDSIQQGYVSYGMQTFDQSLMSLLKQNLITFDEALRQASNPDDFKLKMSGISSTSDLTWEDFDKEAPPAANKPADESSIERF comes from the coding sequence ATGGAGCTCAACGACATTCTCAAGCTGGCCCTGCGCGCCCGCGCCTCCGATATCCACATCAAGGCCGGCCTGCCGCCGGTCTACCGCATCGACGGCGCCCTGCGCCCGCTGCCCAATGCGCCGCGCATGGTCTCCGAGACCATCGCGCAGATGGCCGAAGGCGTGATGAACGAGGCACAGCGCAAGAAATTCGCCGACACCCACGAGGTCGACCTCGCCTATGGCGTGCCGGGGCTGGGGCGCTTTCGCGTCAACGTTTTTTCCCAGCGCGGCTCGGTGTCCATGGTGTTTCGCGTGATCCCCTTCAAGGTGCAGAATCTCGACGAACTGCTGCTGCCCGACGTGCTGAAAAAAATCGCCATGGAGCAGCGCGGCCTGGTGCTGGTCACCGGCGCCACGGGCTCGGGCAAATCCACCACCCTGGCAGCGATGATTGATCATATCAACAGCCAGCGCACCTGCCACATCGTCACCATCGAGGATCCCATCGAGTACCTCCACCGCGACAAGAAGAGCATCGTCAATCAGCGCGAGGTGGGCTTTGATACCGAAGGCTTCGATGTCGCCCTGAAAAGCGCCCTGCGTCAGGACCCGGACGTCATTCTGGTCGGCGAGATGCGCGACTACGAAACCATCGAGACCGCCCTGACCGCCGCCGAGACCGGACACCTGGTGCTCTCCACCCTGCACACCATCGACGCGCCCGAGACCATCAACCGCATCGTCGCGGTATTCCCCCCTTACCAGCAGCGCCAGATCCGCATCCAGCTGGCCAGCGTGTTGCGCGGGGTCGTCTCCCAGCGTCTGGTGCCGCGCGCCGACGGTCAGGGCCGGGTGCCGGCCGTCGAGGTGCTGGTGTCCACCGCGCGCACCCGCGAGCTGGTGGAGGACAAGGACAAGACCAAGCTGCTGCGCGATTCCATCCAGCAGGGCTATGTGTCCTACGGGATGCAGACTTTTGATCAATCACTCATGTCGCTGCTCAAGCAGAATCTCATCACCTTCGACGAGGCGCTGCGCCAGGCGTCCAACCCCGACGACTTCAAGCTCAAGATGTCGGGGATCAGCTCCACCTCGGACCTGACCTGGGAGGACTTCGACAAGGAGGCGCCGCCCGCCGCGAACAAACCGGCGGACGAATCGAGCATTGAGCGCTTCTGA
- the recA gene encoding recombinase RecA, which yields MADDNRNRAVDLAFSQIEKQFGKGSIMRLGENAVLPEVETISTGALSLDIALGVGGVPRGRIIEIFGPESSGKTTLALHIIAEAQKKGGIAAFVDAEHALDITYAKKLGVMAEDLLVSQPDTGEQALEIAEVLVRSGAIDVLVVDSVAALTPRAEIEGEMGDAHVGLQARLMSQALRKLTATISKSKCCVIFINQIRMKIGVMFGNPETTTGGNALKFYASVRLDIRRIASLKQGQDVIGSRTRVKVVKNKVAPPFKEAEFDIMYGEGISRVGDLVDLGAACDIIEKSGAWYSFQGERIGQGRENAKTFLKEHAETAQAIEQRLLEHFGLKNAAVPTHEG from the coding sequence ATGGCGGACGACAACCGCAACCGCGCCGTCGATCTGGCCTTCAGCCAGATCGAAAAACAATTCGGCAAGGGCAGCATCATGCGCCTCGGCGAAAACGCCGTCCTGCCCGAGGTCGAGACCATCTCCACCGGCGCCCTGTCCCTCGACATCGCCCTGGGCGTGGGCGGCGTGCCGCGCGGGCGCATCATCGAGATTTTCGGCCCGGAATCCTCGGGCAAGACCACCCTGGCCCTGCACATCATCGCCGAGGCCCAGAAAAAAGGCGGCATCGCCGCCTTCGTCGACGCCGAGCACGCCCTCGACATCACCTACGCCAAGAAGCTCGGCGTCATGGCCGAGGACCTGCTCGTCTCCCAGCCCGACACCGGCGAGCAGGCCCTGGAAATCGCCGAAGTCCTGGTGCGCAGCGGCGCCATCGACGTGCTGGTCGTCGATTCGGTGGCCGCGCTCACGCCGCGCGCCGAGATCGAAGGCGAAATGGGCGACGCCCACGTCGGCCTGCAGGCGCGGCTCATGTCCCAGGCCCTGCGCAAGCTCACCGCCACCATCAGCAAATCCAAATGCTGCGTGATCTTCATCAACCAGATCCGCATGAAGATCGGCGTCATGTTCGGCAACCCCGAAACCACCACCGGCGGCAACGCCCTCAAGTTCTACGCCTCGGTGCGCCTCGACATCCGCCGCATCGCCTCCCTCAAGCAGGGCCAGGACGTCATCGGCAGCCGCACCCGCGTCAAGGTGGTCAAGAACAAGGTCGCGCCGCCCTTCAAGGAGGCCGAGTTCGACATCATGTACGGCGAGGGGATTTCGCGCGTCGGCGATCTCGTCGACCTCGGCGCCGCCTGCGATATCATCGAGAAAAGCGGCGCCTGGTACTCCTTCCAGGGCGAGCGCATCGGCCAGGGCCGGGAAAACGCCAAGACCTTCCTCAAGGAGCACGCCGAAACCGCCCAGGCCATCGAGCAACGTCTGCTCGAGCACTTCGGTCTCAAGAACGCGGCTGTTCCGACCCACGAGGGCTAA
- the thpR gene encoding RNA 2',3'-cyclic phosphodiesterase: MSLRAFIALPLPEPLRRRVARLQTELGAVLPQVRWVKSEQLHLTLRFFAELPEECLDQVRETMLSVGNFHAPFRVDIGGLGAFPNLARPRVFWLALSPETPLLALQQRLDRGLRERGLGGEGRPFKPHLTLGRAKEGHHRSPAPLAAFQSWRGGAWEIGELVCYQSRLSAAGALHTPLFQATLGNVKTS, encoded by the coding sequence GTGAGCCTGCGCGCCTTCATCGCCCTGCCCTTGCCCGAGCCGCTGCGCCGACGCGTCGCGCGGCTGCAGACCGAGCTCGGCGCGGTGCTTCCGCAGGTGCGCTGGGTCAAGTCCGAGCAGTTGCACCTGACCCTGCGCTTCTTTGCCGAGCTGCCCGAAGAATGCCTTGATCAGGTGCGGGAGACTATGCTATCGGTAGGGAATTTCCATGCGCCGTTCAGGGTGGACATTGGTGGCCTCGGCGCCTTTCCCAACCTTGCCCGTCCCCGGGTTTTCTGGCTGGCTCTTTCCCCGGAAACGCCTCTGCTCGCCTTGCAGCAGCGCCTCGACCGGGGCCTCAGGGAGCGAGGCCTGGGCGGCGAGGGACGACCCTTCAAGCCGCACCTGACCCTGGGTCGCGCCAAGGAGGGCCATCACCGGTCGCCGGCCCCCCTCGCCGCGTTTCAATCCTGGCGGGGCGGCGCCTGGGAGATCGGGGAACTGGTCTGCTACCAGAGCCGGCTGAGCGCGGCCGGCGCCCTTCACACACCGCTCTTTCAGGCAACGCTGGGCAACGTGAAGACATCCTGA